TTGTTGTCAAAATGTGAGTAGAACCCGCCATGAGTTAGGCCAGCACCTTTCATAATGAAAGGGACACTTATGTCGCGGATACCATTTGTTCGAAAAGCTTGAGCGGCACTTTGGATGATCTTGCCTCTAACTTTTAGCTTATGGCCTTCGGGATAAGGCATCTCAAATCACTCCATTAGGCATAGACTTATTTTAAAATATTATAATCATCATAATAAAGGGTGTCAATTTCCCTTTGCCTTCATCAGCTAGAAGTAAGAATAAACGTAGCTATTGACTGGTTTAAAATATGATGACTATAATATATTATGATCATAATATTTAGAGCTTCATTTTTAGGAGGAATAAGGGCATGAGGGTATAAAAGCACAGCTAAAATCATGATGAATTGAAACGAAAAGCAGGATAGTTAGAAACATTCATGGAGAGGGAGAGATAGAACAATGAAGCTTAAAGTGGGATTGTATATTGGAATAGCGTTAGTGGTTATCGCAGGGGGTTCGCTTCTTGCTGCTAAAGGTAAGGATGCAGTTAGCCAGGCTGAGAGCAGGAAACAAGGTGTGCTTGAGGCGGAGCAAAAAACAATCGTGTATGACAAAAGTGCCGGGACAATCGTCAAGATAAACGCGGCTATAGGTGATTCCGTCAAACAGGGAGAGATTCTATTTAAGGTTAAATTAGCCGAAGGAGGCGAAGCAGATGTGCTTTCGCCGGATGACGGATTAATTAACAAAATCGTTGTAAAGCCGGGGGATCAGCTCACGCAAGGGATGCCAGTTGCAATTGTGCAAAAGAATGTCTATTACACAGACCTCTATGTACAAGAAAGTGAAATTCAAAAGCTTGAGGTTAATAAAAGTGTCAATGTTCAGTTTCCGTATCTGAAGCGTCCTGCACAGGTCGATGGAGTTGTCGCTTCGATTTCGGCCGCCCCCCAGTTTGCTAGCTTGCGTATGACGCGCGAGAAAGGGCAGGCAGATTTAAGCATGTTTCATGTCAGAATATCTATAGACTCAATCGCTGGTCTACTTCCGGGTATGACTGCGGAGGTGGACCTCGATGAAATCGCTAATTGAGGAGTGGAAGTACGTAGCAGGCAGTAAATTTCTCATTTTTATTTTTATCGCCCCGCTTATTGCCGCTTTGTTTTTTGGATTAATGTTTTCGAAAAACCAAATCAGTAAATCACCAGTAGTTGTGATTGATGAGGATCACAGCTCTTATTCGCGGCAGTTGGTATCTAAAATGAATGCTTCCCAATATATGAAGGTCATGAATGTATTCGCCAGCCGCATGGATCCCGAAACATTGCTGGCAAATGAGCAAGCTGTAGCGGTTATCATGATTCCCGACCAGTTGGAGCTGCGCAAGCTACAGGGAGTGTCTTCGAATATCGGGATTTTAATGGATAACACGATGCCCTCAGGACTAACCGGTATTCGTACAGCTATTCAGGAGATTATCACGACGGAAAATATGACTCTTTCGATGACCCGTCTCGCTCAACAAGGGATGGATGCTGAAGCATCGAAAGGGCTTATATCCCCGCTGTCCCTCCAACAGAGAATGCTGTTTAATCCGACGACAAGCTATGTCGGCTTTATGGTTCTTGGATTTGTGAACATTATCGTGTTAATAATTACAACCAGCGCTGCAGGATCCATTGCCCCTCGTCTCCGAAAAGAAGGGAAGCTGTTTGCAAACGGTAAATCCCCTGCACAGCTTTGGGTTCGAATTGTGCCTTACGCTGTTCTGAGTACATTTTCGTTGCTCCTAAGCTATGGATTATTAAAACAAGTGGGAAATATGCGGTTTGAAGCGGCGCCATATCTTTTTATTATCCCATTGTTAGTATATTCATTTGCTTTGTCTGTCATGGGGTTATTGATCGGTTATTCAGCTAAAGACGCGTCAAAAGTGGGTTCGCGGACAAGCCTTGTATTGTACCCGTCATTCCTCGCTACGGGAATTCAGTTGACACCGCTTGCGTTTCCGGCGTTTTTCCAAGTTACCGCATGGGCGTTGCCGATGAACTGGCTTAACCGTTTAATACGTGGAATGGCATTTCGGAATGGGGTGCTAACCGCCTATAGCTTGGAAATGGGGGCATTGCTAATTATTATTGGCGTAGCGTCGTTGTTAATCGGATTGCTGTTTCTACGGGAAGCGCGTAAAGCTAATTCCTCCTTGGGGCAGCAGGCAGATTCGGGAGTTTCGTCAGTTAGCGGTTAAGTAGAGGATTATGATTCAAATCGTGGGGGATTTTTCTAAGTCGTCATACTTTCACCATGTTCGAGGCCCTCCAAATGAGCGAAGATAAGTGCAGGAAGCTTTTACCGGAAGGTAGCAGCGGAATAAATCATTGAGGCGTATGTAAGGGTTACTTCGACTTCTAATCGGCTTGTCGTTGGTTCGAGTCCAACTCTCGCTGTATAGGCGGGATAGCTCAGATGGTAGAGCAGCATGTTCCTTTACGACCTTTTCCTCAATGATTTCTTTATAAGCTTAATGGGAGCGAGGCGTTAGAGAGGGCTACTTCAAAAGTATAGGAACGGTAATTATCGGTTAGCTGGTGTGCCGTGTGCCTTCTCAACACATTTCCTCGCTCTTCTACAATTACATATTACCGGCGAGGCGCCGGGGAGGGTTTCTTCGCACTCAGCGCACTGAAATTTCTTGGGCATTATGGCAGGTTCGAGTCCTGCAGTTTACCTTCCCCGCCTTTTCCTCGCCGGTTCCATTAAGGAGACGATTAAGATGAGCTTTGCTAAAAAACTTTTTTCCGTTATGAGACCGACAACCCTAAATAAAGACGGCTATCCAGCATACACACGTTCAGATGAAGAGCAATATGTGCAGACGCTGGTGACGAATACATTCGGCAATACCTTCTATGCAGATCAGCATGAGCTTCTAGCTGAAGCGGGTGAGCTGCATCAGGCAATGGCGCAGAGCAACCCACAGTTCATGGCCAAAGCAATTGTCTATGCGCGGAATGAAGGGTATATGAGATTGCAGCCCTTGTTCGGATTAGCCGTGTTGTCCGCTTACCGACCTGACTTGTTTGCGAAAATCTTCTTGAAGGTTGTTAAAATTCCATCTGATTTGTCTGATTTTCTGACGATCATGCAAGGACTAGGTCGTGGAGAAGGTGGTCGTGCGGTTAAGCGGCAGGTGAATCGCTTCCTGTCAGGCGTGTCCGAATACTGGGCGATAAAGTATAACGGTCGGGGACGTGGCTACAGCTTGGGCGATGCCATTGCAACAGCTCACCCGAAGCCAGTGGACCTCAAGCAACAAGCGTTATACCGTTACTTGCGTGGCCAAGAAGCTAATCTCTCATTATTGCCTCAAGTGGATGCGTTGGAACAATTAAAGCGTGCGGCTTCGGAAGTAGAGCAATTGCATTGGATTGAGACGGGGAAGCTACCTCACGAAGTAGTCACAGGTGCAGTTAAGACTACAAAAGCAGTATGGGAAGCGTTGCTTCAACAAATGCCGACCTTCGCCTTGCTAAGGCACTTAAATACGCTTGAGCGCGCAGGTGTTTTCGAGGATCGCTACAACCTTGAACTGGCGGCTAGCCGTTTAACCGATCAACGCGCTTTGCAGAAAGCTAAGATTCTCCCGTTCCGATTCGCTAAGGCGTTCCGGCAGGTTAATAATCCAGTCTTACGGGATGCGCTTAGGGATGCAGTGGAATACACTTTCTCCAACCTGCCTGATATGGAGGACAAAACAGCGATATTCCTCGACATTTCGGGTTCGATGAATGGTGAGTACTTGCAGATTGGTTCGGTGTTCGCGCTGGCGTTGTATAAGAAAACACAGGGCAATTCCCTGTTCTGGCTGTTCGACACAGAGGTCGAGGATGCTAGACCTTCTCGGCGCGATAGCATTCTGACGCAGGCAGATATGATTCACACACGTGGAGGTACAGATACGGGAGCGCCTATTCGGAAGATGCTTGAAGAGCGTCGCAAGGTTGATCAAATTGTAATCATCACGGATGAGCAACAGAATAGCGGAAGCCCATTCTATGAAGCTTTACTGAAATATAGGTCTAAGATCAACCCGAGTGTCAAGGCATTCATAATCGACATTGCACCTTATCGGAGTGCGATGGTGCCTCCGCTAGACAGCAACACGTTCTATATCTATGGCTGGAGCGATACTGTGCTGAGCTACATTGCGCAGACGGCGAAAGGTTACGGATCGATGGTGCAAAAGATAGAAGAAATCGACTTGGACGCAGAAAAGTAAAATAGATACGAGAGTAAAGGCGAGCACAACCCGCCAACGGGAATGTTGGACCTCCCTCGTTAGACGCAGGGCCAAGTCTAAATCAATGACAAATGAGCCCAGTATTGTAACAAAAATGCGCTTGAGCATGGAAGTAATGTGTACTGCTTAATGTAACGACCACGTGCTGATTTACTGAGATAGGTGAGGGTGGGGAAGGGGATTTTGCAGCTATTAAGTCGGTTTTTTTCTAGCATAAACGCCGTTCGGCATTAAAAAGAGTGCTGGGACAGCTGTTTATGCTTACATAGGGGTGAATGAGAAGATGAAAGACATACGGGAAGTTATAGCAGAACAATTAAGTCGCATAGAACTGGAAGAGCAAGTCCGCATTCTGTATGCCTGCGAGTCGGGCAGCAGAGCTTGGGGATTTCCGTCTCAGGATAGTGATTATGATGTTCGTTTTATATATATTCGTCAGCCGGACTGGTATTTATCTATCTACGATAAGCGGGATGTAATCGAGCGTCCGATCAGTGACATGCTTGATATCAGTGGTTGGGATTTGCGCAAGGCTCTGAATTTGTATCGCAAGTCGAACCCACCGCTGCTTGAATGGTTGCAATCTACAATCTGTTATTCTGAGCAATACAGTGTCATGGAGCGGCTTCGGGAGATTTCTCCACTAACTTTTTCGCCAAAATCCTGTATGTACCACTATTTGAACATGGCTCGAGGAAACTATCGGATGTACTTGCAAGGAGATCAAGTAAGGATCAAGAAATATTTTTATGTGCTGCGGCCCGTTCTTGCTTGCGAGTGGATTGAGACATATGACGAAATGCCGCCGATGTCATTCGATGTGCTCGTAGATAGGCTCATACCAGAAGGTAGCGAGCTATGGTTGGAAATACAGAAGCTGCTTATACGTAAGAAATCCGGTGAGGAATTGGATTATGAGCCGCGGCTGAGCCCGATCAACGAATATCTTGAAGAGCGGTTGCATTATTATGAGCAAACAGCCGAATCAATGAAATCAGGCAAAGCAACGCTCGACGGTCAACTTGACGAGATGTTCCGCTCCTCCTTAAAGGAAGTATGGAGCTGAGTGATGTGGATGATAAAAGATTGTTCTATTTAGGTGAGTAAAAAGAAGCAGTAGTTAATAAACAAACAAAGGAGCTGCAACATATGTGCAGCTTCTTTGTTTATTCTATTTATTATTTACGGGGCGAAAGATATCAGCTCGGCTGTATGCCGCTGAGAGCGTACTAAATGGCGGAAAACCGAGGTTTGTTGGTCTGTAAGCCGCTATCAGCGTACTAATTAGTGGAAAACCGGGTATAGGAGGTCTGTAAGCCGTTCTCAGCGGACTAATTGGTGGAAAAGCGAGGTTTGTTGGTCTGTAAGCCGCTACGAGCGTACTAAATGGTCGAAAACCGGATGTAGGAGATCTGCAAGCCGCTGGGAGCGCACTAATTGGTGGAAAACCGGGTGTAGGAGATCTGTAAGCCGCTACCAGCGTACTAATTGGTGGAAAAGCGGGTGTAGGAGATCTGCAAGCCGCTACGAGCGGACTAATTAGTGGAAAAGCGAGGTTTGTTGGTTTGCAAGACGCTGAGAAAGTACTAATCAGCAGCAAACCGGCTAATCGTTGGTCTGCACAAATTTCGACTTTATTCACTCTTATATTTACAGCCGTGGATAGATGGTATAATAAATTCGACAAGTTTAATCGGATTGACGCCGGGCTGGTTACATATGAGTAGGATGGTTGGAGGTGCTGTTGTGGACACGAGACAATGGATGTCAATATTGCTTAGTTTGGCGACAGCACTGATGCTGTTCGTGATGTACCTGTCCTACCGGAAACGCCATCTTCAGGTCGCTCGGACGATGATTTTCGTTATGCTAGCTGCATCCTGTTATGCATTCGGCTATGCATTCGAAATTTTGAGCGAAAGCCTAGAAGGTGTGAAGCTGTCTCTCCAATTTGAATATTTGGGTATCCCCTTTGTCTCGGCGTTTTGGCTTCTGTTAGTTATCCAATTCACGGGTACAGCGGCTCGACATCGTAAGCTGCTGGTGTTGCTACTTTTTGTCATACCGATAGCGACCTTTGTCCTTCATCTAACTAATGATTGGCATCATCTTATTTATATAGAGTATGTACGGAATGCGGAGTCAGCCATTCCCGTGTACTATACCGTTAAAGGGCCTTGGTATTCGGTACATGCCTTCTATAATTATACGATTCTCCTGTTTGGTATTTTGCTGTTTATCCCAATGTACCTGCGTTCTTTACCTATTGTAAGGAAACAAATCGCCGTTCTCATTGTGGGTGCGGCTACACCTATGCTATTTAATATTGCTTATATGTTTGGCAAAGTTATCGATTTCACCCCATTTGGGTTCGCTGCCTCGGGCGTCGTATATGCATGGGGTATTTTTCGATTCCATCTGCTTCGTCTCACCCCCCTTGCGTTTGCTAAGGTGTTCGATACCATCCGTGACGGCGTTGTTTTGCTAGATTATGAGGATCAGATTATTAATCACAATAAAGCAGCGGAAGAAGTATTTCCGGAGCTGAGTGGAACGAAGAGCTTTCCTGCGCAAGGAAAGGATGTCCTGTCTGCCTACCCAGAGCTGTTGCAGCGGATTTCCGCCTCCGATAGCCAGGATGAACGATTTACTTTTCAAAGCTATCAGTCCGATCGGCACAAGCACTACATTTGTAGCTTGTCCTTTATCTACGATACGGGAGTGACCCCGATTGGGAAAATGCTGATGTTTAACGATGTTACGGAATTAATGGAAAATGAGGCGAAGCTGCGCGAGAAGTCCCAACGGCTGTCTCAGCTGAACGAATTTAAGGACAAGCTGTTTACGGTTGTGGCCCACGATATTCGCGATCCTATAGCTCTTCTCGTCAGTCTGACTGAGCTGCTGGGTGAGGAGCCAACGGATGCTGATATTGCACATGCCGAAGTATTCCAAGAAATTAGAAGGCAAGTAAGTAGCACCTTTCATCTTGTCGATAATTTGCTTGACTGGTATCGCAGTCAGAATGGGGCAGTTTCTTTTCGTCCGGTGGTATGGAACCTGCAGCAGGTTGTTCGGCAGGCGTTATCACTCGCTGGAGCTAGAGCCAACATGAAGCAGATTCAGATGATTGAGCTTGTTGACGAGTCGTTGACGGTGAACGCCGATAAAGAAATGCTTGACCTCATTCTCCGAAACTTACTATCGAATGCCATTAAGTTTACTGGAATCGGCGGCAGGATTGAAATCGGAGCCACTATGGAAGGCGGACTGGTTCATATTTCAGTAAGAGACAATGGGGCTGGAATAGATGAGGAGACATCCAGGCTACTGCGGCAAGAAGAGCTGTTTTTCAAGAAGCCGGGCTTTGTGAATGAGGGAGGAGAGGAAGTGAGATTTGGGCTTGTCCTAACTCGCGAATTTCTCCGAATTCACGGCGGGAGCCTACAGTTTGAAAGTATACCTGGAGAGGGAACGACTTTTATTATCGCTTTGCCTGGCTCCGCCAGTGGCAGAGAAACGATAAGTAGCGATAGAACGGGGGTGAGGGCTAATGAAAGTTATATTGGTTGATGATGAGCCCGTAATGCATCTTATTATGAAAAAAATGCTAATCAAGCTGCCAGGGGTCCAGGTAGCTGGAGCTTTCGCGGATACGCAGACTGCAGCCACGTTTCTGGACGAGAACAGTGACATCGGGCTGGCTTTTGTGGACATCTCCATGCCGGGAGAAAGTGGAATGACATTTGCAGCCAAGATGGAAGAGGCGGGCTCCAACACCCGCATTGTATTTGTAACCTCGCATAAGGAATTCGCTCTTAAAGCATACGAGCTGTCCGTCGTAGATTATTTGGTTAAACCAGTGTCTCAAGAGCGGCTGGAACGGACAGTTAATCGTGTGCTAGCGGGAAGAGACTC
This portion of the Cohnella abietis genome encodes:
- a CDS encoding HlyD family efflux transporter periplasmic adaptor subunit, with the translated sequence MKLKVGLYIGIALVVIAGGSLLAAKGKDAVSQAESRKQGVLEAEQKTIVYDKSAGTIVKINAAIGDSVKQGEILFKVKLAEGGEADVLSPDDGLINKIVVKPGDQLTQGMPVAIVQKNVYYTDLYVQESEIQKLEVNKSVNVQFPYLKRPAQVDGVVASISAAPQFASLRMTREKGQADLSMFHVRISIDSIAGLLPGMTAEVDLDEIAN
- a CDS encoding sensor histidine kinase encodes the protein MDTRQWMSILLSLATALMLFVMYLSYRKRHLQVARTMIFVMLAASCYAFGYAFEILSESLEGVKLSLQFEYLGIPFVSAFWLLLVIQFTGTAARHRKLLVLLLFVIPIATFVLHLTNDWHHLIYIEYVRNAESAIPVYYTVKGPWYSVHAFYNYTILLFGILLFIPMYLRSLPIVRKQIAVLIVGAATPMLFNIAYMFGKVIDFTPFGFAASGVVYAWGIFRFHLLRLTPLAFAKVFDTIRDGVVLLDYEDQIINHNKAAEEVFPELSGTKSFPAQGKDVLSAYPELLQRISASDSQDERFTFQSYQSDRHKHYICSLSFIYDTGVTPIGKMLMFNDVTELMENEAKLREKSQRLSQLNEFKDKLFTVVAHDIRDPIALLVSLTELLGEEPTDADIAHAEVFQEIRRQVSSTFHLVDNLLDWYRSQNGAVSFRPVVWNLQQVVRQALSLAGARANMKQIQMIELVDESLTVNADKEMLDLILRNLLSNAIKFTGIGGRIEIGATMEGGLVHISVRDNGAGIDEETSRLLRQEELFFKKPGFVNEGGEEVRFGLVLTREFLRIHGGSLQFESIPGEGTTFIIALPGSASGRETISSDRTGVRANESYIG
- a CDS encoding nucleotidyltransferase domain-containing protein, with the translated sequence MKDIREVIAEQLSRIELEEQVRILYACESGSRAWGFPSQDSDYDVRFIYIRQPDWYLSIYDKRDVIERPISDMLDISGWDLRKALNLYRKSNPPLLEWLQSTICYSEQYSVMERLREISPLTFSPKSCMYHYLNMARGNYRMYLQGDQVRIKKYFYVLRPVLACEWIETYDEMPPMSFDVLVDRLIPEGSELWLEIQKLLIRKKSGEELDYEPRLSPINEYLEERLHYYEQTAESMKSGKATLDGQLDEMFRSSLKEVWS
- a CDS encoding ABC transporter permease, which gives rise to MKSLIEEWKYVAGSKFLIFIFIAPLIAALFFGLMFSKNQISKSPVVVIDEDHSSYSRQLVSKMNASQYMKVMNVFASRMDPETLLANEQAVAVIMIPDQLELRKLQGVSSNIGILMDNTMPSGLTGIRTAIQEIITTENMTLSMTRLAQQGMDAEASKGLISPLSLQQRMLFNPTTSYVGFMVLGFVNIIVLIITTSAAGSIAPRLRKEGKLFANGKSPAQLWVRIVPYAVLSTFSLLLSYGLLKQVGNMRFEAAPYLFIIPLLVYSFALSVMGLLIGYSAKDASKVGSRTSLVLYPSFLATGIQLTPLAFPAFFQVTAWALPMNWLNRLIRGMAFRNGVLTAYSLEMGALLIIIGVASLLIGLLFLREARKANSSLGQQADSGVSSVSG
- a CDS encoding TROVE domain-containing protein; this translates as MSFAKKLFSVMRPTTLNKDGYPAYTRSDEEQYVQTLVTNTFGNTFYADQHELLAEAGELHQAMAQSNPQFMAKAIVYARNEGYMRLQPLFGLAVLSAYRPDLFAKIFLKVVKIPSDLSDFLTIMQGLGRGEGGRAVKRQVNRFLSGVSEYWAIKYNGRGRGYSLGDAIATAHPKPVDLKQQALYRYLRGQEANLSLLPQVDALEQLKRAASEVEQLHWIETGKLPHEVVTGAVKTTKAVWEALLQQMPTFALLRHLNTLERAGVFEDRYNLELAASRLTDQRALQKAKILPFRFAKAFRQVNNPVLRDALRDAVEYTFSNLPDMEDKTAIFLDISGSMNGEYLQIGSVFALALYKKTQGNSLFWLFDTEVEDARPSRRDSILTQADMIHTRGGTDTGAPIRKMLEERRKVDQIVIITDEQQNSGSPFYEALLKYRSKINPSVKAFIIDIAPYRSAMVPPLDSNTFYIYGWSDTVLSYIAQTAKGYGSMVQKIEEIDLDAEK